The proteins below are encoded in one region of Telopea speciosissima isolate NSW1024214 ecotype Mountain lineage chromosome 10, Tspe_v1, whole genome shotgun sequence:
- the LOC122642768 gene encoding leucine-rich repeat receptor-like tyrosine-protein kinase PXC3, whose amino-acid sequence MAFLCWFSLSLIGFLYRTHMVIAQHDDRSTMLALKKELEVPGWGANDSDYCSWTGVKCSSNLSMVEKLDLSHNELQGNVTLASELKALKWLDLSFNNFRGPIPPAFGNLSELWFLDISWNKFESSIPPELGSIRNLRSLNLSYNELTGRIPDELQGLESIQNLQISGNRLNGSIPNWMGNLSNLRVFTAYENDLSGKIPENLGSASDLQLLNLHSNQLEGHIPKSIFAAGKLQVLVLTMNKLTGSLPESVGICKGLSSIRIGNNMLIGSIPKSIGNLSSLAYFEADNNNLSGEIVVELSQCSNLTLLNLASNGFTGTMPQELGKLINLQELIVSGNGLSGEIPKSIIWCRNLNKLDLSNNRFNGTIPEDLCNAPRLQFLLLSQNSFRGEIPHEIGNCAKLLELEMGSNYLTGTIPPEIGRIKNLQIALNLSFNHLHGPLPSELGKLDKLVSLDVSNNQLSGSIPYAFRGMMSLIEVNFSNNMFSGPVPIFGPFQKSTKSSFAGNKGLCGEPLSSSCGNSFGSDHGGYHHKVSYRILLAVIGSGLAVFISVTVVVLLFMMREKQEKASMDADIVEDGAANPPVIIAGNIFVENLRQAIDFDAAVKATLKESNKLSTGTFSTVYKAVMPSGMILSVKRLKSMDRTVIQHQSKMIRELERLGKLYHDNLMRPLGFIIYEDLVLLLHDYLPNGTLAQLLHDSTKKTEYVPDWPTRLSIAIGVAEGLDFLHHVAIIHLDISSGNILLDANSKPLVGEIEISKLLDPSRGTASISAVAGSFGYIPPEYAYTMQVTAPGNVYSYGVVLLEILTTRLPVDEAFGEGIDLVKWVHGAPARGETPEQILDARLSTVSFAWRREMLAVLKVALLCTDSTPAKRPKMKKVVEMLEEIKQS is encoded by the exons ATGGCTTTCCTCTGCtggttttctctttctctgatcGGCTTTTTGTACAGAACTCACATGGTTATTGCTCAACACGATGATCGATCGACAATGTTGGCTCTTAAGAAGGAGCTTGAAGTGCCTGGATGGGGTGCCAATGATTCTGATTACTGCTCTTGGACGGGCGTAAAGTGCAGCTCCAACCTGTCTATGGTAGAAAAGCTTGACCTTTCTCACAATGAGCTTCAAGGTAATGTAACTTTAGCTTCTGAGCTCAAAGCCTTAAAATGGCTTGACCTTTCTTTCAATAACTTTCGTGGGCCTATCCCTCCAGCTTTTGGGAATCTATCAGAGCTCTGGTTTCTTGATATATCTTGGAATAAGTTTGAGAGCTCCATTCCACCAGAGTTGGGTAGTATTAGAAACCTTAGATCATTAAACCTCTCTTATAATGAGCTTACTGGAAGAATTCCTGATGAACTTCAGGGTCTAGAAAGTATAcagaatcttcaaatttctgGGAATAGATTGAATGGATCTATTCCAAATTGGATGGGCAATTTATCCAATCTGAGAGTGTTCACTGCCTATGAGAATGACTTAAGTGGCAAAATTCCTGAAAATTTAGGCTCTGCTTCTGACCTTCAGCTGTTGAACCTTCACTCCAACCAGCTTGAAGGACATATACCAAAGAGCATTTTCGCTGCAGggaagttgcaggttttggtcCTTACTATGAACAAGTTGACTGGGAGTCTACCTGAATCCGTCGGAATTTGCAAAGGCCTTTCGAGTATCCGGATTGGAAACAACATGCTTATAGGAAGCATTCCTAAATCAATTGGCAATCTCAGTAGTCTTGCATACTTTGAAGCAGATAACAATAATCTCTCTGGAGAGATTGTGGTAGAGTTGTCCCAATGTTCTAACCTCACCCTGCTGAATTTAGCATCTAATGGGTTTACAGGAACAATGCCTCAAGAGCTTGGAAAGCTTATTAACTTGCAGGAATTAATTGTTTCTGGTAATGGTCTCTCTGGAGAAATCCCAAAGTCTATTATTTGGTGCAGGAACCTTAACAAGCTCGATCTAAGTAACAACAGATTCAATGGCACCATACCAGAAGACCTCTGCAATGCACCTAGATTGCAATTCTTGCTCTTGAGTCAGAATTCATTTAGAGGTGAGATACCACATGAGATTGGCAATTGTGCAAAACTGCTTGAGTTGGAAATGGGCAGTAACTATCTGACTGGCACTATCCCTCCTGAGATCGGGCGGATCAAGAATTTGCAGATAGCGCTCAATCTGAGCTTCAATCATCTTCATGGACCACTACCTTCTGAGCTCGGGAAACTAGACAAGCTGGTTTCATTAGATGTCTCTAACAATCAACTTTCGGGGAGCATTCCATATGCATTCAGAGGCATGATGAGCTTGATAGAGGTAAATTTCTCCAATAATATGTTCAGTGGTCCAGTACCCATCTTTGGGCCATTCCAGAAGAGCACCAAATCAAGCTTTGCTGGTAATAAAGGACTCTGTGGAGAGCCACTGAGCTCTTCCTGTGGAAATTCTTTTGGTTCCGACCATGGGGGTTACCATCACAAGGTTTCATATAGGATCTTATTGGCTGTTATTGGTTCTGGTTTGGCAGTTTTCATATCGGTAACAGTCGTTGTTCTTCTGTTTATGATGAGGGAGAAGCAAGAAAAAGCATCCATGgatgcagacattgtagaagatgGAGCTGCTAATCCACCAGTTATAATAGCAGGAAATATCTTTGTTGAGAATCTTAGGCAAGCAATAGATTTTGATGCTGCTGTGAAAGCAACATTAAAGGAGTCCAATAAGCTCAGCACTGGGACGTTCAGCACGGTTTACAAGGCAGTTATGCCTTCTGGTATGATTCTATCAGTTAAGAGACTGAAATCCATGGATAGAACAGTAATTCAACACCAGAGCAAGATGATTAGAGAACTCGAAAGGCTGGGGAAACTCTACCATGATAATTTGATGAGGCCCCTTGGATTTATAATCTATGAAGATCTTGTTCTCTTGCTGCATGATTATTTGCCCAATGGAACATTGGCTCAGCTTCTTCATGACTCAACCAAGAAGACTGAATATGTACCTGATTGGCCTACAAGGCTCTCCATTGCCATTGGAGTAGCAGAAGGGTTGGATTTCCTTCATCATGTAGCCATTATCCATCTTGATATCTCTTCAGGTAACATACTTTTAGATGCCAATTCAAAGCCTTTGGTTGGGGAGATTGAGATATCAAAACTCCTGGATCCATCAAGGGGCACTGCAAGTATCAGCGCAGTGGCCGGTTCATTTGGTTACATTCCTCCAG AATATGCATATACAATGCAAGTTACAGCACCAGGAAATGTCTATAGCTATGGGGTTGTGCTACTTGAAATCCTTACAACCCGATTACCAGTTGATGAGGCATTTGGTGAAGGGATCGATCTGGTGAAATGGGTTCATGGAGCTCCTGCAAGAGGAGAGACCCCAGAACAGATACTTGATGCAAGGCTGAGCACAGTTTCCTTTgcatggaggagagagatgctTGCAGTTCTGAAGGTTGCCTTGCTCTGCACTGACAGCACACCGGCTAAacggcccaaaatgaagaaggtGGTGGAGATGCTTGAAGAAATAAAGCAAAGCTGA